Proteins encoded in a region of the Zea mays cultivar B73 chromosome 4, Zm-B73-REFERENCE-NAM-5.0, whole genome shotgun sequence genome:
- the LOC542075 gene encoding polycomb group protein FIE1, with the protein MPPSKARRKRSLRDITATVATGTVANSKPGSSSTNEGKQQDKKKEGPQEPDIPPLPPVVVNIVPRQGLGCEVVEGLLVPSRKREYKPNSKYTVGNHPIYAIGFNFIDMRYYDVFAIASCNSVIIYRCLENGGFGLLQNYVDEDKDESFYTLSWTIDQVDSSPLLVAAGSNRIIRVINCATEKLDKSLVGHGGSIHEIRTHASKPSLIISASKDESIRLWNVHTGICILVFAGAGGHRHDVLSVDFHPTEVGIFASCGMDNTVKIWSMKEFWIYVEKSYSWTGHPSKFPTRNIQFPVLTAAVHSDYVDCTRWLGDFILSKSVKNAVLLWEPKPDKRRPGEGSVDVLQKYPVPKCSLWFMKFSCDFYSNQMAIGNNKGEIYVWEVQSSPPVLIDRLCNQECKSPIRQTAVSFDGSTILGAADDGAIWRWDEVDPAASSSKPDQAAAPAAGVGAGAGADADADA; encoded by the exons ATGCCGCCTTCCAAAGCACGCCGAAAGAGGTCACTTCGTGATATCACTGCCACCGTTGCCACTGGGACTGTTGCCAACTCGAAACCTGGCTCATCATCGACGAACGAGGGGAAGCAACAGGACAAGAAAAAGGAGGGTCCACAGGAACCGGACATCCCACCATTACCGCCGGTGGTGGTGAATATAGTCCCACGACAAGGATTAGGATGTGAAGTAGTGGAAGGGCTACTCGTGCCTAGTCGGAAGCGAGAGTACAAGCCCAATAGCAAGTATACTGTGGGAAATCACCCGATCTATGCCATCGGGTTCAATTTCATTGACATGCGCTACTATGATGTCTTTGCCATCGCCAGTTGCAATAGT GTGATAATTTACCGATGCCTTGAGAATGGTGGTTTTGGTCTTCTACAAAATTATGTTGATGAGGAT AAGGATGAGTCATTCTACACTCTAAGCTGGACCATCGATCAAGTTGATAGCTCACCGCTGTTGGTGGCCGCAGGAAGCAATCGGATCATTCGGGTCATCAATTGTGCTACCGAAAAGTTAGATAAG AGCTTAGTTGGCCATGGTGGTTCAATACATGAGATAAGGACTCATGCCTCGAAGCCATCACTCATCATTTCTGCCAGCAAG GATGAATCTATTAGGCTATGGAATGTCCATACTGGGATTTGCATCTTAGTCTTTGCAGGGGCTGGAGGCCATCGACATGATGTGTTGAGTGTT GACTTCCACCCTACCGAGGTTGGGATTTTTGCAAGTTGTGGCATGGACAATACTGTGAAAATTTGGTCAATGAAAG AATTTTGGATATATGTTGAAAAATCATATTCATGGACTGGCCATCCATCAAAGTTTCCAACGAGGAATATCCAGTTTCCG GTCTTGACTGCTGCAGTACACTCTGACTATGTTGATTGTACAAGATGGCTTGGTGACTTCATCCTATCAAAG AGTGTAAAGAATGCAGTTTTGCTTTGGGAACCAAAACCAGACAAGCGTAGGCCTGGGGAG GGGAGTGTTGATGTTCTTCAGAAGTACCCGGTGCCAAAGTGTTCATTATGGTTTATGAAATTTTCATGTGATTTTTACTCCAACCAGATGGCAATAG GCAACAATAAAGGCGAGATCTATGTCTGGGAAGTGCAGTCCAGCCCGCCCGTCTTAATTGACCG GCTGTGCAACCAGGAATGCAAGTCGCCGATAAGGCAGACCGCAGTGTCATTCGACGGAAG CACGATCCTTGGAGCCGCCGACGACGGCGCGATCTGGCGGTGGGACGAAGTGGACCCTGCTGCTTCCAGCTCCAAACCTGATCAAGCTGCTGCGCCCGCCGCCGGTGTCGGTGCCGGTGCCGGtgccgacgccgacgccgacgcctGA
- the LOC542075 gene encoding polycomb group protein FIE1 isoform X1: MPPSKARRKRSLRDITATVATGTVANSKPGSSSTNEGKQQDKKKEGPQEPDIPPLPPVVVNIVPRQGLGCEVVEGLLVPSRKREYKPNSKYTVGNHPIYAIGFNFIDMRYYDVFAIASCNSVIIYRCLENGGFGLLQNYVDEDKDESFYTLSWTIDQVDSSPLLVAAGSNRIIRVINCATEKLDKSLVGHGGSIHEIRTHASKPSLIISASKDFHPTEVGIFASCGMDNTVKIWSMKEFWIYVEKSYSWTGHPSKFPTRNIQFPVLTAAVHSDYVDCTRWLGDFILSKSVKNAVLLWEPKPDKRRPGEGSVDVLQKYPVPKCSLWFMKFSCDFYSNQMAIGNNKGEIYVWEVQSSPPVLIDRLCNQECKSPIRQTAVSFDGSTILGAADDGAIWRWDEVDPAASSSKPDQAAAPAAGVGAGAGADADADA; the protein is encoded by the exons ATGCCGCCTTCCAAAGCACGCCGAAAGAGGTCACTTCGTGATATCACTGCCACCGTTGCCACTGGGACTGTTGCCAACTCGAAACCTGGCTCATCATCGACGAACGAGGGGAAGCAACAGGACAAGAAAAAGGAGGGTCCACAGGAACCGGACATCCCACCATTACCGCCGGTGGTGGTGAATATAGTCCCACGACAAGGATTAGGATGTGAAGTAGTGGAAGGGCTACTCGTGCCTAGTCGGAAGCGAGAGTACAAGCCCAATAGCAAGTATACTGTGGGAAATCACCCGATCTATGCCATCGGGTTCAATTTCATTGACATGCGCTACTATGATGTCTTTGCCATCGCCAGTTGCAATAGT GTGATAATTTACCGATGCCTTGAGAATGGTGGTTTTGGTCTTCTACAAAATTATGTTGATGAGGAT AAGGATGAGTCATTCTACACTCTAAGCTGGACCATCGATCAAGTTGATAGCTCACCGCTGTTGGTGGCCGCAGGAAGCAATCGGATCATTCGGGTCATCAATTGTGCTACCGAAAAGTTAGATAAG AGCTTAGTTGGCCATGGTGGTTCAATACATGAGATAAGGACTCATGCCTCGAAGCCATCACTCATCATTTCTGCCAGCAAG GACTTCCACCCTACCGAGGTTGGGATTTTTGCAAGTTGTGGCATGGACAATACTGTGAAAATTTGGTCAATGAAAG AATTTTGGATATATGTTGAAAAATCATATTCATGGACTGGCCATCCATCAAAGTTTCCAACGAGGAATATCCAGTTTCCG GTCTTGACTGCTGCAGTACACTCTGACTATGTTGATTGTACAAGATGGCTTGGTGACTTCATCCTATCAAAG AGTGTAAAGAATGCAGTTTTGCTTTGGGAACCAAAACCAGACAAGCGTAGGCCTGGGGAG GGGAGTGTTGATGTTCTTCAGAAGTACCCGGTGCCAAAGTGTTCATTATGGTTTATGAAATTTTCATGTGATTTTTACTCCAACCAGATGGCAATAG GCAACAATAAAGGCGAGATCTATGTCTGGGAAGTGCAGTCCAGCCCGCCCGTCTTAATTGACCG GCTGTGCAACCAGGAATGCAAGTCGCCGATAAGGCAGACCGCAGTGTCATTCGACGGAAG CACGATCCTTGGAGCCGCCGACGACGGCGCGATCTGGCGGTGGGACGAAGTGGACCCTGCTGCTTCCAGCTCCAAACCTGATCAAGCTGCTGCGCCCGCCGCCGGTGTCGGTGCCGGTGCCGGtgccgacgccgacgccgacgcctGA